In Hydractinia symbiolongicarpus strain clone_291-10 chromosome 13, HSymV2.1, whole genome shotgun sequence, a single genomic region encodes these proteins:
- the LOC130623674 gene encoding transmembrane protein 134-like, with the protein MDGEHELLLDEDNERHERKSRNFVKSMLPRQLKKYWRTFLLALALFMFGLGFLVVAVYIVLLPDYSVNAPHSYIFFLCAAICIIPGGYHVIYMYCAFTGKEGYKLDELPTFNDN; encoded by the exons ATGGATGGAGAACATGAACTTTTACTTGATGAAGATAATGAGAGACATGAAAGAAAATCACGTAATTTTGTGAA GTCGATGTTACCACGGCAACTTAAGAAATACTGGCGTACATTTTTACTGGCACTCGCTTTGTTTATGTTTGGGTTAG GTTttcttgttgttgctgtttACATCGTGTTACTGCCAGATTACTCGGTTAATG CTCCTCATAGTTACATTTTCTTTCTGTGTGCAGCCATATGTATCATTCCGGGAG GTTATCACGTCATATACATGTATTGTGCTTTTACTGGCAAAGAAGGTTATAAACTGGACGAGCTTCCAACGTTCAATGACAACTAA
- the LOC130623667 gene encoding splicing factor ESS-2 homolog, producing the protein MEKRIVPAAEQSVLASNGPIYTTNTKIKQKILEEEEYLTVLGKIVERDFYPELSRLKLRTMYIDALENNDLEALRTIQLELEKGTPAIGRKETPRSFDNSNDSVKDYEEKVESELHPNLTLDQFLMKNTSEDNASFEKIMEATRKKHHEKHAWLYEKQLELEASQQASLMLPNLSDGVLAIESKPNNVDTWRYVPRNALMYTPDGVELSMAEYIEKKGKKDQEIRHENTRFKSDPFDSVASQSSLMKASQEHSNFQKAVGKIGVDGKLEQSSATPNVRGYNFVGTPSPAPGMDASPLMTWGELDGTPLRVDATPSGTGQGPTFKIPEPPRREQLAHSLAEKASRQHREKRKKAFAAATASLYSPKHSPRTSDRLSRLSPAAQKLMKSSVRVNSDKSLRSSYTPSPKFSTSLTPTPKHKRTPGTSRTPGSSRTPGSNRSETSLTDDLLHIPKT; encoded by the exons ATGGAAAAGAGAATAGTACCTGCTGCTGAACAAAGTGTGTTAGCTTCAAATGGACCAATATACACAACCAATACAAAgatcaaacaaaaaatacttGAGGAAGAAGAATATTTGACG GTACTAGGTAAAATAGTTGAGCGTGATTTTTATCCTGAACTATCGAGATTGAAGCTTAGAACCATGTACATAGATGCTTTGGAAAACAATGACCTCGAAGCACTCCGTACAATACAACTTGAATTGGAGAAAGGAACACCAGCCATTGGACGAA aaGAAACACCAAGATCTTTTGATAATTCGAATGACTCTGTGAAAGACTATGAAGAGAAAGTGGAGTCAGAGTTGCATCCCAACCTTACCTTGGACCAATTTCTAATGAAAAACACTTCTGAAGACAATGCTTCTTTCGAAAAAATAATGGAAGCCACTCGCAAAAAACATCATGAGAAACATGCTTGGTTGTACGAGAAGCAGCTAGAATTAGAAGCAAGTCAGCAAGCATCTTTAATGCTACCTAATTTATCAGATGGAGTGCTAGCCATAGAAAGTAAACCGAACAACGTAGACACATGGAGGTATGTTCCAAGAAATGCACTGATGTATACGCCTGACGGTGTAGAGCTGAGTATGGCAGAGTACATAGAGAAAAAGGGAAAGAAGGATCAAGAGATTCGGCATGAGAATACCAG ATTCAAATCTGACCCATTTGACTCTGTAGCCAGTCAGTCATCTCTAATGAAGGCGTCGCAGGAACATTCAAATTTTCAAAAGGCTGTCGGAAAAATAGGCGTAGATGGAAAGTTGGAACAGTCATCGGCCACGCCCAATGTGAGAGGTTACAACTTCGTTGGCACTCCTTCACCGGCTCCTG GTATGGATGCTTCCCCCTTAATGACTTGGGGTGAACTGGACGGTACCCCGTTACGTGTTGATGCTACCCCATCAGGCACGGGTCAAGGACCGACGTTTAAGATACCAGAACCACCTCGACGAGAGCAGCTGGCGCATTCATTAGCCGAAAAAGCTAGCAGACAACACCGtgagaaaagaaagaaagctTTTGCGGCAGCCACTGCATCGTTGTA TTCTCCAAAACATAGCCCAAGAACGTCTGACCGCTTAAGTCGACTTTCGCCTGCTGCACAAAAACTGATGAAATCCAGTGTACGAGTCAACTCAGACAAGTCGTTACGCTCAAGTTACACACCATCACCGAAATTCAGCACTTCGTTGACACCAACCCCAAAGCACAAAAGAACACCTGGTACGAGTAGAACACCTGGTTCGAGTAGAACACCTGGTTCGAACAGGTCTGAAACTTCGTTAACGGATGATCTTCTGCATATTCCAAAAACGTGA